A genomic region of Halopelagius longus contains the following coding sequences:
- a CDS encoding ornithine cyclodeaminase family protein translates to MTETLFLTSDDVAGLATPAEFVDAVRDGYRQRGEGAPAEPRTKLTNADPPGFLTTYAAVLPETGAMGGYTYSAGFGAKDAWFMTPLFDAESGEPLALIDGASMNPFKTGAAGAVGVDALAREDASSIALIGSGSQARGQLRAAVTVRDVDTVRVYSPTKESREEFADEMDRTLDASVAAVASSAAAVEGADIVITATKASEPVFDGDNLEPGAHVTAVGQYNPKKRELDTETIRKATYVPDLRDRVTQDAGSFLHAMEEGVVDEGHVHAELGDVVAGAEPGRTDDDEITVFDSGGTGIETVAGAYLLYEKAVEEGLGTTIDFSPASESLTGE, encoded by the coding sequence ATGACGGAGACGCTGTTTCTGACGAGCGACGACGTCGCCGGACTCGCAACGCCCGCTGAGTTCGTCGACGCCGTCCGCGATGGGTACCGTCAGCGAGGGGAAGGCGCGCCCGCGGAACCCCGGACGAAACTGACGAACGCCGACCCGCCGGGCTTTCTGACGACGTACGCCGCCGTCCTCCCGGAGACGGGGGCTATGGGCGGGTACACCTACTCGGCGGGGTTCGGTGCGAAGGACGCGTGGTTCATGACGCCGCTCTTCGACGCCGAGTCGGGCGAACCGCTGGCGCTCATCGACGGGGCGAGCATGAACCCCTTCAAGACGGGCGCGGCGGGGGCCGTCGGCGTGGACGCACTCGCCCGCGAGGACGCCTCCTCGATAGCGCTCATCGGAAGCGGGTCGCAGGCCCGCGGCCAACTCCGCGCGGCGGTCACCGTCAGAGACGTAGACACCGTCCGGGTGTACTCGCCGACGAAAGAGAGTAGAGAGGAGTTCGCCGACGAGATGGACCGGACGCTCGACGCCAGCGTCGCCGCCGTCGCCTCGTCGGCCGCGGCGGTCGAAGGCGCGGACATCGTCATCACCGCGACGAAGGCGTCGGAACCGGTGTTCGACGGCGACAACCTCGAACCCGGCGCGCACGTCACGGCGGTGGGACAGTACAACCCGAAGAAGCGCGAACTCGACACAGAGACCATCCGGAAGGCGACGTACGTCCCCGACCTGCGGGACCGCGTCACGCAGGACGCCGGGTCGTTCCTGCACGCGATGGAGGAGGGCGTCGTAGACGAAGGCCACGTCCACGCCGAACTCGGCGACGTCGTCGCGGGGGCCGAACCGGGCCGCACGGACGACGACGAGATAACCGTCTTCGATAGCGGCGGTACCGGCATCGAAACCGTCGCCGGAGCGTACCTCCTCTACGAGAAAGCCGTCGAAGAGGGCCTCGGGACGACCATCGACTTCTCGCCCGCCAGCGAATCGCTCACCGGGGAGTAG
- a CDS encoding mRNA surveillance protein pelota produces the protein MRISSRGRGEEGRERITLVPENVDDLWHLSHVLESGDSVSGDTTRRIQRNEENLRDTGGEREHLFLTIEVEDVEFARFANRLRVGGEIVSCSREDQLGHHHTLNVEEHDEITIEKHFKPDQLDRIEEAEEAAENPDVAIATVEEGEAHIHTVAQYGTEERFSFTAPTGKGEYARPRSELFAELGQALGRMDVDAVILAGPGFTKQDARDYIQENHPDVADRMTVVDTAGVGDRGVHEVLKRGAVDEVQTQTRISREADLIDDLMAGISKGEKVAYGIEEVQEAAEFGAVETLLVVDERLREERQGEGDWDVDVNDVIQNVERQGGEVTVFSGEFDPGRQLSNLGGIAALLRYRLQ, from the coding sequence ATGCGAATCTCGAGTCGCGGACGCGGCGAGGAGGGCCGCGAACGCATCACGCTCGTCCCCGAGAACGTGGACGACCTCTGGCACCTCTCGCACGTCCTCGAATCGGGCGATTCCGTCTCCGGCGACACCACCAGACGAATCCAACGGAACGAGGAGAACCTCCGCGACACCGGCGGGGAACGCGAACACCTGTTTCTCACCATCGAAGTCGAGGACGTGGAGTTCGCGCGGTTCGCCAACCGCCTGCGCGTCGGCGGCGAAATCGTCTCCTGTTCCCGCGAGGACCAACTCGGCCACCACCACACGCTGAACGTCGAGGAACACGACGAGATAACCATCGAGAAGCACTTCAAGCCGGACCAACTCGACCGCATCGAGGAGGCAGAGGAGGCGGCGGAGAACCCCGACGTGGCCATCGCCACCGTCGAGGAGGGCGAAGCGCACATCCACACCGTCGCGCAGTACGGCACCGAGGAGCGCTTCTCCTTCACCGCGCCGACGGGCAAAGGCGAGTACGCCCGCCCCCGGTCGGAGTTGTTCGCCGAACTCGGGCAGGCCCTCGGCCGGATGGACGTCGACGCCGTCATCCTCGCCGGTCCGGGGTTCACGAAGCAGGACGCCCGCGACTACATCCAAGAGAACCACCCGGACGTGGCAGACCGGATGACCGTCGTGGACACCGCCGGCGTCGGCGACAGGGGCGTCCACGAGGTGCTGAAACGCGGCGCGGTGGACGAGGTGCAGACGCAGACGCGCATCTCCCGGGAGGCGGACCTGATAGACGACCTGATGGCGGGCATCTCCAAGGGCGAGAAGGTCGCCTACGGCATCGAGGAGGTCCAAGAGGCCGCCGAGTTCGGGGCCGTCGAGACGCTTCTGGTCGTGGACGAACGCCTCCGCGAGGAACGGCAGGGCGAGGGCGACTGGGACGTGGACGTCAACGACGTCATCCAGAACGTCGAACGGCAGGGCGGGGAAGTGACCGTCTTCTCCGGCGAGTTCGACCCCGGCCGCCAACTCAGCAACCTCGGCGGCATCGCGGCGCTTCTCAGGTATCGGCTTCAGTAA
- a CDS encoding DUF4013 domain-containing protein, which yields MLRHALSYPLNSDDRIPTILIGGVLTVLSFVIPILPQAILQGYGVRVLRSSAKDESAAPSFIDWVTLIVDGIKLLLINLAYTFVFLVPIVVALFAFGLGEQLLSGGPTPSAVGSAVDSALAAAFVLFIVVLSVAVAYIVPAAYANFAIEGSMGSAFDFSTIKEATTTSEYFTAWVLAAVIGLLLGALGIVLSVVLVGVLVLFYVQVVAFYLVGRGFSKGLAKKRRAVAETTF from the coding sequence TTACGCCACGCCCTCTCGTACCCGCTGAACAGCGACGACCGAATCCCCACGATACTCATCGGCGGCGTTCTGACGGTGCTGAGTTTCGTCATCCCGATTCTCCCGCAAGCGATACTCCAAGGGTACGGCGTGCGCGTCCTCCGTTCGTCGGCGAAAGACGAGTCCGCCGCCCCCTCGTTCATCGACTGGGTGACCCTCATCGTGGACGGTATCAAACTGCTTTTGATCAACTTGGCGTACACCTTCGTCTTCCTCGTGCCCATCGTCGTCGCGTTGTTCGCGTTCGGACTCGGCGAACAACTCCTCTCCGGCGGTCCCACCCCCTCGGCAGTCGGGAGTGCGGTCGACAGTGCCCTCGCGGCGGCGTTCGTCCTGTTCATCGTCGTCCTCTCTGTGGCCGTCGCGTACATCGTCCCCGCCGCTTACGCCAACTTCGCCATCGAGGGGTCGATGGGTTCCGCGTTCGATTTCTCGACGATCAAGGAGGCGACGACGACGTCCGAGTACTTCACGGCGTGGGTACTCGCTGCGGTCATCGGTCTCCTCCTCGGTGCTCTCGGAATCGTACTGTCCGTGGTTCTGGTCGGGGTGCTCGTACTGTTCTACGTACAGGTGGTAGCGTTCTATCTGGTCGGCAGGGGGTTCTCGAAGGGCCTCGCGAAGAAGCGCCGCGCCGTCGCGGAGACGACCTTCTGA